In uncultured Bacteroides sp., one genomic interval encodes:
- the dnaG gene encoding DNA primase, with protein sequence MIDQATVDRIIDAAQIVDVVSEFVTLRKRGVNYVGLCPFHNEKTPSFSVSPSKGLCKCFSCGKGGNAVHFIMEHEQLSYYEALKFLAKKYNIEIKERELSNEEKQAQNARESMFIVNGFARDYFQDILVNHIDGKAIGMAYFRQRGFRDDIIKKFQLGFSTDVRDALVQEAQRKGYQKEFLLKTGLCYERDDHSLSDRFRGRVIFPVHTLSGKVVAFGGRILTTDKKIAKYVNSPESEIYHKSSELYGIYFAKQAIVKQDRCFLVEGYTDVISMHQSGIENVVASSGTSLTSGQIRLIHRFTNNITVLYDGDMAGIKASIRGIDMLLEEGMNIKVVLLPDGDDPDSFARKHNATDFQAYINEHEVDFIRFKANLLINEAGKDPMKRAELISDIVRSISVIPEAIVRSVYIRECSQLLRVEERLLQMEMGKLIEKQQEKNNKPAYNEAQFPPPIEEIIPEEIYQSFIPAEGKEGSEFYQYERLIMSALVRYGEKVMCNMKTEEGEETPTTVIEYITNDLKQDDLKFHNPIHRKILSEAGAHLKDNNFICARYFIAHPDPLISKLAAELSSDRDQLSKYHTKGQHIITDDERLHELVPSLMTSFKNAIIEEELKHIMYALQDPENSKSEEKYTAIIKRYKDIERIRNMMAKRLGDRVFLKK encoded by the coding sequence ATGATTGATCAAGCTACTGTAGATAGAATTATTGATGCTGCACAAATTGTAGATGTAGTATCTGAATTTGTAACCTTACGCAAAAGAGGTGTGAATTATGTAGGGCTCTGCCCTTTTCATAATGAAAAAACTCCGTCTTTCAGCGTATCTCCCTCCAAAGGATTATGCAAATGTTTCAGTTGCGGAAAAGGTGGAAACGCTGTTCATTTTATCATGGAGCATGAACAATTATCTTATTATGAAGCTCTGAAATTTCTGGCAAAAAAGTACAACATCGAGATAAAGGAAAGAGAGCTAAGCAACGAAGAGAAGCAAGCCCAGAATGCCAGAGAGAGTATGTTTATTGTAAACGGCTTTGCCAGAGATTATTTTCAAGATATACTTGTGAATCATATAGATGGAAAAGCCATAGGAATGGCTTACTTCAGGCAGAGAGGATTTCGCGATGATATTATAAAAAAATTCCAACTTGGATTTAGTACAGATGTACGTGACGCCTTGGTACAGGAGGCACAGAGAAAAGGATATCAAAAAGAATTTCTACTGAAGACCGGACTATGCTATGAGCGCGATGATCATTCCTTAAGTGACCGTTTCAGAGGAAGAGTTATTTTTCCGGTTCATACTCTATCCGGAAAAGTTGTAGCCTTCGGAGGCCGAATTCTTACTACAGACAAGAAAATAGCCAAATATGTTAATTCACCCGAATCTGAAATATATCACAAAAGTAGCGAGCTATACGGTATATATTTCGCCAAGCAAGCTATTGTTAAACAAGACAGGTGCTTTCTTGTAGAAGGATATACTGATGTTATTTCCATGCATCAGTCCGGCATTGAAAACGTTGTAGCTTCGTCCGGTACATCCTTAACATCGGGGCAGATCAGATTAATTCATCGTTTTACAAATAATATCACCGTGCTTTACGATGGAGATATGGCCGGAATTAAAGCCTCAATAAGAGGTATTGACATGCTTTTGGAAGAAGGAATGAACATCAAGGTGGTATTGTTGCCTGACGGAGATGATCCCGATTCTTTTGCCAGAAAGCATAACGCAACAGATTTCCAGGCATATATCAATGAGCATGAAGTAGACTTTATCAGATTTAAAGCTAATCTGTTAATTAACGAAGCAGGAAAAGATCCGATGAAGCGCGCAGAGCTTATTTCGGATATTGTAAGAAGTATATCTGTAATACCCGAAGCAATAGTCAGATCAGTATATATCAGAGAATGTAGTCAATTACTCAGAGTTGAAGAGAGACTGCTCCAGATGGAGATGGGGAAATTAATTGAGAAGCAACAGGAAAAGAATAACAAACCTGCATACAACGAAGCTCAGTTCCCTCCTCCTATAGAAGAAATCATTCCCGAAGAGATTTATCAGTCATTTATTCCGGCTGAAGGAAAAGAAGGAAGCGAATTTTATCAGTACGAACGTCTTATCATGAGCGCACTTGTAAGATATGGTGAGAAAGTTATGTGCAATATGAAAACTGAAGAGGGAGAAGAAACTCCGACTACAGTTATTGAATATATCACCAATGACTTAAAACAGGACGATTTAAAGTTCCACAATCCAATCCATCGAAAGATTCTATCTGAAGCAGGGGCACATTTAAAAGATAATAACTTTATCTGCGCAAGATATTTTATTGCACACCCAGATCCATTAATAAGTAAGCTAGCAGCAGAACTGTCGAGTGACCGCGACCAACTAAGTAAATATCACACTAAAGGGCAGCATATAATAACAGACGATGAACGATTACACGAGTTAGTGCCTTCTCTTATGACCAGTTTTAAGAATGCCATTATAGAGGAGGAACTAAAACACATTATGTATGCACTTCAGGATCCTGAGAATAGTAAATCTGAAGAAAAATATACGGCCATAATAAAACGCTATAAGGATATAGAAAGAATACGTAATATGATGGCCAAAAGACTTGGTGACAGAGTTTTTTTAAAAAAATAA
- a CDS encoding MotA/TolQ/ExbB proton channel family protein: METTQKKSKKTSVKGIKNAGLVIIACLIIAVCIYHFVLGNPSNFVNNDPANHPLPGKFLGTMHKGGIIVPIILTLMFTVLSLSVERFIAIKSAYGKGSLTKFVANIKAALEKGDLKGAQAICDKQRGSVANVVGATLLKYDEMEKDASLSKEQKLLAIQKELEEATALELPMMTENLPIIATITTLGTLFGLLGTVIGMIRSFAALSSGGGADSTALSQGISEALINTASGIATGALAVISYNYYSNKIDKLTFSLDEVGFSIVQTFAASHK, encoded by the coding sequence ATGGAAACTACTCAAAAAAAATCTAAGAAAACGTCTGTTAAAGGTATTAAAAACGCGGGTCTTGTTATCATTGCGTGTTTGATTATTGCAGTTTGCATTTATCATTTTGTATTAGGTAATCCTTCAAACTTTGTGAATAACGATCCTGCTAATCATCCTCTTCCTGGTAAATTCTTAGGTACTATGCACAAAGGTGGTATAATTGTACCTATTATCTTAACTTTAATGTTCACAGTGTTGTCTTTAAGTGTAGAGCGTTTTATTGCTATTAAGAGTGCTTATGGAAAAGGTTCATTGACTAAATTCGTAGCAAACATTAAAGCTGCTTTGGAAAAAGGTGATCTTAAGGGTGCTCAGGCTATTTGTGACAAACAAAGAGGTTCTGTTGCTAATGTAGTAGGTGCTACTTTGCTTAAATATGATGAAATGGAAAAAGATGCTAGCTTAAGTAAAGAACAAAAGTTATTAGCTATTCAAAAAGAACTTGAAGAAGCTACAGCTCTTGAATTGCCAATGATGACTGAAAATCTTCCTATCATTGCAACTATCACTACTTTAGGTACATTGTTTGGTCTTCTTGGTACTGTAATCGGTATGATCCGTTCATTTGCTGCTTTGTCTTCAGGTGGTGGTGCTGACTCTACTGCTTTGTCACAAGGTATCTCTGAAGCATTGATTAACACTGCTAGTGGTATTGCTACTGGTGCTTTAGCTGTTATTTCTTACAACTATTATTCAAACAAAATCGATAAATTAACATTTAGCCTTGACGAAGTAGGTTTCTCTATTGTTCAGACATTTGCAGCTTCTCACAAATAA
- a CDS encoding biopolymer transporter ExbD — protein MAKVKVAKKETFIDMTAMSDVTVLLLTFFMLTSTFVQKEPVKVTTPGSVSEIKIPEKNVLSILVDPAGRVFMALDKPDDMEQTLVSVGEQYGVKFTPKQIKSFRKNTTFGVPMKKMSTFLDLPERDQDEALKTQGIPTDSVDNQFKVWVKAARSMNPDLRIAIKADQNTPYSVIKKVMNSLQDIKENRYNLITSLKAVEAEKK, from the coding sequence ATGGCTAAAGTAAAAGTTGCAAAAAAGGAAACTTTCATCGATATGACTGCGATGAGTGACGTTACTGTATTGCTCTTGACCTTTTTTATGTTGACATCAACCTTCGTACAAAAGGAACCAGTAAAAGTAACGACACCAGGTTCTGTTTCTGAAATTAAAATTCCAGAAAAGAATGTCCTCTCAATCCTTGTCGATCCAGCAGGCAGAGTATTTATGGCCCTGGATAAACCAGATGACATGGAACAAACACTTGTAAGTGTGGGAGAACAATATGGTGTGAAATTTACACCTAAACAAATTAAAAGTTTCAGAAAGAACACCACATTTGGTGTGCCGATGAAGAAAATGAGCACTTTCTTAGATCTACCTGAAAGAGACCAGGATGAAGCTCTTAAAACTCAAGGTATACCTACAGATAGTGTTGATAATCAATTCAAAGTATGGGTAAAAGCTGCTCGTTCCATGAATCCAGATCTACGTATTGCTATTAAAGCTGACCAGAATACTCCTTATTCTGTAATTAAGAAAGTTATGAATTCACTTCAAGACATTAAAGAAAACAGATATAATCTGATTACTTCTTTGAAAGCTGTTGAAGCCGAAAAAAAATAG
- a CDS encoding BT_3928 family protein, which produces METKNQQNRILDVWVNLCRFLLGIVFVFSGFVKAIDPLGSTYKIQDYAEAFGLTSFMPDFLPLTLAVFLAVFELSVGGYLLFGIRKNTSTALALLLLMFMTPLTFYLALKNPVSDCGCFGDALVLTNWQTFYKNIVLLIAAISCFFWKPRIIRLVSEKTQWLIALYIIFFGLVLSIYCYRNLPILDFRPYKIGTNVLQSMSIPEGAKKSVYENFFTLEKNGVKKEFTLENYPDSTWKFVDSRTVLKEKGYEPPIHDFSITEMKTGEDITNKILTDKGYTFLLIAHRIEEADDNDIDLINEIYDYSVENGYSFYCLTSSLDTQIEQWKGKTGAEYPFCFSDGVTLKTIIRSNPGLVLIKNGVILNKWHHSNLLDEYALSGKLDKLEIGHQKLVDDKHTIILVILWFIIPLLFVLGLDLLVIKRLDKKRQRNLINPLKNRKMRKNIVAGNWKMNKTLAEGLALAKELNEVMANEKPNCDVIIGTPFIHLASVAAAINTNKIGVAAQNCADQESGAYTGEVSAAMVASTGAKYVILGHSERRAYYNETAEILKEKVALALANGLTPIFCIGEVLEEREAGKQNEIVYSQLAGSLYDLSAEDFSKIVLAYEPVWAIGTGKTATAEQAQEIHAYIRSTIVEKYGKEVADNTSILYGGSCKASNAKELFANPDVDGGLIGGASLKVADFKGIIDAFNA; this is translated from the coding sequence TTGGAGACAAAAAATCAGCAAAATAGAATTTTGGATGTATGGGTGAATCTTTGTAGATTTCTCCTTGGCATTGTATTTGTTTTCTCGGGTTTCGTGAAAGCTATAGATCCGCTTGGTTCTACCTATAAGATCCAGGATTATGCTGAGGCCTTTGGATTAACTTCATTTATGCCTGATTTTCTCCCTCTTACCCTTGCTGTTTTTCTCGCTGTTTTTGAACTTTCAGTGGGAGGATATCTTCTTTTCGGGATTCGGAAAAATACAAGTACTGCATTAGCCCTTTTGCTGCTAATGTTTATGACTCCTCTTACTTTTTATTTAGCTCTAAAAAATCCTGTTTCTGATTGTGGCTGTTTTGGTGATGCCTTAGTATTGACTAATTGGCAAACTTTTTACAAAAATATAGTATTGCTTATTGCCGCAATTTCTTGTTTTTTCTGGAAACCTCGGATTATTAGACTTGTCAGCGAAAAAACTCAGTGGCTAATTGCTTTATATATTATCTTTTTTGGCTTAGTTCTATCCATTTACTGTTATCGGAACTTGCCAATTTTAGATTTCCGTCCTTATAAAATTGGAACTAACGTACTTCAGAGTATGTCGATACCTGAAGGGGCAAAGAAAAGTGTTTATGAGAATTTCTTTACCCTTGAAAAGAATGGGGTAAAGAAAGAATTTACATTGGAAAATTATCCGGATAGTACCTGGAAATTTGTTGATTCAAGAACTGTTTTAAAAGAGAAAGGTTACGAACCTCCAATTCATGATTTCTCTATTACTGAAATGAAAACAGGGGAGGATATAACGAATAAGATACTAACTGATAAAGGTTACACTTTCTTGTTGATTGCGCATCGAATTGAAGAAGCTGATGATAATGATATTGATTTAATCAATGAAATTTATGACTATAGTGTTGAGAATGGTTATTCTTTCTATTGTCTTACCTCTTCTTTAGATACTCAAATAGAACAGTGGAAAGGTAAAACTGGAGCAGAATATCCTTTCTGTTTTAGTGATGGTGTTACTTTAAAAACAATAATTCGTTCTAATCCGGGATTAGTCTTGATTAAAAACGGGGTTATTTTAAATAAGTGGCATCATTCAAATTTGTTGGATGAATATGCTCTTTCCGGAAAACTAGATAAGCTTGAAATAGGTCATCAGAAATTGGTTGATGATAAACACACTATTATTTTGGTTATATTATGGTTTATAATCCCTCTGTTATTTGTACTGGGATTAGACCTGTTAGTAATTAAACGTCTGGACAAAAAACGACAAAGGAATTTAATTAACCCTTTAAAAAATAGAAAAATGAGAAAAAACATTGTTGCAGGTAACTGGAAAATGAACAAGACCCTTGCTGAAGGTTTAGCATTGGCAAAAGAGTTAAATGAAGTAATGGCTAACGAAAAGCCAAATTGTGATGTAATTATCGGTACTCCTTTCATTCATCTTGCATCTGTAGCTGCTGCTATCAATACAAATAAGATTGGTGTTGCTGCTCAGAACTGTGCAGATCAAGAATCTGGTGCTTATACTGGTGAAGTTTCTGCTGCTATGGTTGCATCAACAGGTGCTAAATATGTAATCCTTGGCCACTCAGAACGTCGTGCTTACTATAACGAAACTGCAGAAATCCTGAAAGAAAAAGTTGCTTTGGCTTTAGCTAATGGCTTGACTCCAATTTTCTGTATTGGTGAAGTTTTGGAAGAACGTGAAGCTGGAAAACAAAATGAAATTGTTTACTCTCAGTTGGCTGGTTCTTTGTATGATCTTTCTGCTGAAGACTTCTCTAAAATCGTTTTAGCTTACGAACCAGTTTGGGCTATTGGTACAGGTAAAACTGCTACTGCAGAACAAGCTCAGGAAATTCATGCATACATCCGTTCTACAATTGTTGAAAAATACGGAAAAGAAGTTGCTGATAACACTTCTATCTTGTATGGTGGTAGCTGCAAAGCTTCTAATGCAAAAGAATTGTTTGCTAATCCTGATGTTGATGGTGGGCTTATCGGTGGTGCTTCTTTGAAAGTTGCTGACTTTAAAGGTATTATTGATGCTTTTAATGCATAA
- a CDS encoding biopolymer transporter ExbD, producing MSADVEQKESGKGKKGKQKKMKTRVDFTPMVDMNMLLITFFMLCTSLSKPQTMEISMPTNDKVDESQQTKVKASQAVTLVLGENDKVYYYLGEFKAGDNSLLQATSYTATGIRDLLLSKNRSIVAKVNDLKQQKKDLKISAEECAAKIAEAKEEKGSPTVIIKAADKSTYKNLIDALDEMQICCISKYVIVPITDGEKALLATAQGVK from the coding sequence ATGAGCGCTGATGTAGAACAAAAAGAAAGCGGAAAAGGAAAAAAGGGAAAGCAGAAAAAAATGAAAACCCGCGTCGACTTTACGCCGATGGTGGATATGAACATGTTGCTTATCACTTTCTTCATGCTTTGTACATCTTTGAGTAAACCTCAAACGATGGAAATAAGTATGCCAACAAATGATAAAGTTGATGAATCTCAACAAACAAAAGTTAAGGCTTCTCAAGCTGTAACTTTAGTTCTTGGTGAAAACGATAAGGTTTATTATTATCTAGGTGAGTTTAAAGCTGGTGATAATTCTTTGTTGCAAGCGACTTCTTATACTGCTACTGGTATAAGAGACTTACTTCTGAGCAAAAACAGAAGTATTGTAGCGAAGGTTAATGATTTGAAACAACAGAAAAAGGATTTGAAAATTTCTGCTGAAGAATGTGCTGCAAAAATTGCTGAAGCTAAGGAAGAAAAAGGTTCTCCTACAGTTATTATCAAAGCAGCAGACAAATCAACATACAAAAATCTTATTGATGCTCTAGACGAAATGCAGATTTGCTGTATTAGTAAGTATGTTATTGTACCTATCACTGATGGCGAAAAAGCTTTATTAGCTACTGCCCAAGGTGTCAAATAA
- a CDS encoding SPOR domain-containing protein has protein sequence MKLYPVLLLFLFCLVTGVKAQNNIIKSLERQEPGCGTVTIHQDQRLESLIGSQHTKETKVLKESGYRILVFSGGDSREARNTAYEIEGKVKSYFPQLSVYTIFISPRWLCQAGDYKTIEEAYAMMKKMKQTGAFSEASIVRTQIIIPL, from the coding sequence ATGAAACTTTATCCTGTTTTACTGTTGTTTTTATTTTGTCTTGTAACAGGTGTTAAAGCACAAAATAATATAATTAAGAGTCTGGAACGTCAGGAGCCTGGTTGTGGAACTGTAACAATTCACCAGGATCAACGTTTGGAATCTTTGATTGGATCGCAACATACCAAAGAAACAAAAGTTCTGAAAGAATCAGGGTATAGAATTCTTGTTTTTTCTGGCGGTGATTCAAGAGAAGCAAGGAACACTGCATACGAAATTGAGGGAAAGGTGAAAAGCTATTTTCCGCAATTATCGGTTTATACTATTTTTATCTCGCCAAGATGGTTGTGCCAGGCTGGCGATTATAAAACAATAGAAGAAGCGTATGCAATGATGAAAAAAATGAAGCAAACGGGAGCTTTTAGCGAGGCTTCTATTGTAAGAACGCAAATTATTATACCACTATAG
- a CDS encoding substrate-binding domain-containing protein, with the protein MMKFFKLIPILFFLLLCSCKDNKPKDGWTDTLTSGTIPVAVDEGFKPILEEEIAVFEGLNSEVHIKPKYCSEVDAINSLLKDSVRLVISTRRLSSKETQSFNSRKFFPREVIMAYDGIGLITNNQNPDSLITVSQVRKILTGQITKWKEIYPNSKLGNIQIVFDNPNSSTVRFAKDSICLGKPFASKGINAQKTNLQVFDYVSKTPNAIGIIGVNWLGAKNDTTNLTFKKEVRVMAVSKDNIADGSNSYKPYQAYIALGDYPFYRAVYLLINDPRQGLSSGFANFLTSDRGQMIILKSGLVPATQPVRIVNVKDEY; encoded by the coding sequence ATGATGAAGTTCTTCAAATTAATTCCAATATTATTCTTTTTGCTTCTTTGTTCATGCAAAGATAATAAGCCAAAAGATGGGTGGACTGATACTTTAACATCGGGAACAATTCCTGTTGCTGTTGATGAAGGTTTTAAGCCTATTCTTGAAGAAGAAATTGCAGTGTTTGAAGGACTTAATTCTGAGGTTCATATAAAACCTAAATATTGTAGTGAGGTAGATGCTATAAATAGTTTATTAAAAGATAGTGTACGGTTGGTTATTTCCACCCGTAGACTATCTTCTAAAGAAACTCAATCTTTTAATAGTCGTAAGTTTTTTCCACGTGAAGTTATAATGGCTTATGACGGTATTGGTTTGATTACTAATAATCAAAATCCAGATTCTCTTATTACTGTTAGCCAGGTTAGAAAGATTCTAACTGGTCAAATTACTAAATGGAAAGAAATTTATCCAAATTCTAAATTGGGTAATATTCAAATTGTTTTCGATAATCCAAATTCAAGTACAGTCCGTTTTGCAAAGGACTCTATTTGTTTAGGAAAACCTTTTGCATCTAAAGGTATTAATGCTCAAAAGACTAATCTTCAAGTTTTTGATTATGTTTCAAAAACTCCGAATGCTATTGGGATTATTGGCGTTAATTGGTTAGGTGCTAAAAATGACACAACAAATTTAACCTTTAAGAAGGAAGTTCGGGTAATGGCTGTTAGTAAAGACAATATAGCAGATGGTTCAAATAGTTATAAACCTTATCAAGCCTATATTGCTTTGGGCGATTATCCTTTTTACCGTGCAGTATATTTGTTAATTAACGATCCTCGACAAGGTTTGTCTTCGGGATTTGCTAATTTCTTAACTTCAGATCGCGGACAAATGATCATTCTTAAATCCGGTTTGGTTCCTGCAACACAACCGGTGCGTATTGTAAATGTTAAAGACGAATACTAA
- the folE gene encoding GTP cyclohydrolase I FolE — protein MMTKEEALNFQIEELKKNYHNILEILGEDVNREGLLKTPERVAKAMITLTRGYGEDPHEVLRSAKFKEDYNQMVIVKDIDFFSLCEHHIIPFYGKVHVAYIPNGYITGLSKIARVVDIFSHRLQVQERMTLQIKECIQQTLNPLGVMVVVEAKHMCMQMRGVEKQNAITTTSDFSGAFKNATTRSEFMDLIAHK, from the coding sequence ATGATGACTAAGGAAGAAGCTTTGAATTTCCAAATTGAAGAATTAAAGAAGAACTATCATAATATATTAGAAATATTAGGAGAGGATGTAAACAGAGAAGGCTTGTTGAAAACTCCCGAACGAGTAGCCAAGGCAATGATTACTTTAACCAGGGGATATGGAGAAGATCCTCACGAAGTGCTTCGCTCTGCTAAGTTTAAAGAGGACTACAACCAAATGGTGATAGTTAAAGATATCGATTTCTTTTCTCTTTGTGAACATCACATAATTCCTTTTTATGGAAAAGTTCATGTAGCTTATATTCCTAATGGTTATATTACCGGCCTAAGCAAGATTGCCCGCGTAGTTGATATTTTCTCCCATCGTTTGCAGGTTCAGGAAAGAATGACTTTGCAGATTAAGGAATGCATTCAGCAAACTCTTAACCCATTAGGAGTAATGGTGGTTGTTGAAGCAAAGCATATGTGTATGCAGATGAGAGGAGTTGAAAAGCAAAATGCAATTACTACTACTTCTGATTTCTCGGGAGCTTTTAAGAATGCTACAACTCGTAGTGAATTTATGGACCTTATTGCCCATAAATAG
- a CDS encoding TonB family protein, which produces MAKINLASEEWCDLIFEGRNKGYGAYKMRMDAPKRHNWSMLIIILLTAFFVAVPELIKLATPEEKEVMTEVTTLSKLDEAEVKDKKLNKVEPIAPPPPPLKSSVKFVAPVIKKDSEVRDEDEMKSQEELQETKVTISIADVKGNDEEHGKDIAEIKQVVTQAPVEEVEEKPYTAVEQMPQFPGGEAELLKYIFDKLRYPTISQENGVQGKVYIRFVVSKTGEVKDAQVMRSLDPYCDKEALRVIRTLPRWIPGKQNGVNVPVYYVVPITFKLQ; this is translated from the coding sequence ATGGCAAAAATTAATTTAGCTTCTGAAGAATGGTGTGACTTAATATTCGAAGGAAGAAATAAAGGGTACGGTGCATATAAAATGCGTATGGATGCTCCAAAGAGACATAATTGGTCTATGCTGATTATCATTCTCTTGACTGCATTCTTTGTAGCTGTACCAGAACTTATTAAATTGGCTACTCCTGAAGAAAAGGAAGTTATGACTGAAGTAACTACTTTGTCTAAGTTGGATGAAGCTGAAGTAAAGGATAAAAAGTTGAATAAGGTTGAGCCAATCGCTCCTCCTCCTCCTCCATTAAAAAGTTCTGTAAAATTTGTTGCTCCTGTAATTAAGAAAGACTCTGAAGTTAGAGATGAAGACGAAATGAAGAGTCAGGAAGAATTGCAAGAAACTAAGGTAACAATTTCTATTGCAGATGTTAAGGGTAACGATGAGGAACATGGTAAAGACATTGCTGAAATTAAGCAAGTTGTAACTCAGGCTCCTGTAGAAGAAGTAGAAGAAAAACCTTATACAGCTGTAGAACAGATGCCTCAGTTCCCTGGTGGTGAGGCAGAACTTTTGAAATACATTTTCGATAAATTGAGATATCCAACAATTTCTCAGGAAAATGGTGTTCAAGGTAAAGTTTATATTCGTTTTGTTGTTTCTAAAACTGGTGAAGTTAAAGATGCACAAGTAATGCGTTCTTTGGATCCTTATTGTGATAAAGAAGCTCTTCGTGTAATCCGTACTCTTCCTAGATGGATTCCTGGAAAACAAAATGGTGTGAACGTTCCAGTATATTATGTAGTGCCTATTACCTTTAAATTACAATAA
- a CDS encoding TetR/AcrR family transcriptional regulator, with protein MTVSKTRIKLVDVARQLFAQTGVENTTMNDIALASKKGRRTLYTYFKNKDEIYSAVVESELDILSETMKRVAEKDISPDEKLIELIYTRLDAIKEVVSRNGSLQANFFRDIWRVERVRRRFDAKEIALLRAVLTEGKEKGVFQIDDVNITTNIVHYCVKGIEVPYISGHLGRNLDAAVRKKYVTNLVYGALRRKEINQ; from the coding sequence ATGACTGTATCAAAAACCAGAATTAAACTAGTAGACGTAGCTCGACAGCTTTTCGCTCAAACAGGAGTTGAAAATACTACAATGAATGATATCGCCCTTGCATCTAAGAAAGGACGACGTACTCTTTATACTTATTTCAAAAATAAAGATGAAATTTATTCTGCTGTGGTAGAATCTGAATTGGATATACTTTCTGAAACAATGAAAAGGGTAGCTGAGAAGGATATTTCCCCTGATGAGAAGCTTATAGAATTAATTTATACTCGCTTGGATGCTATTAAGGAAGTTGTTTCCAGAAATGGCTCTTTGCAGGCCAATTTCTTTCGTGATATCTGGCGTGTAGAAAGAGTTCGAAGGAGATTTGATGCTAAGGAAATAGCACTTTTAAGAGCTGTTCTTACTGAAGGAAAAGAGAAAGGTGTATTCCAGATCGATGACGTAAATATTACAACTAATATAGTTCATTATTGTGTTAAAGGAATAGAAGTTCCATATATTAGTGGTCATTTGGGGCGTAATTTAGATGCTGCAGTCCGTAAGAAATATGTTACCAATTTAGTTTATGGAGCATTGCGTAGAAAAGAAATCAATCAATAA
- a CDS encoding DUF1599 domain-containing protein has product MKDTKQQFEHVIALCRDLFFKKLHDYGPAWRILRPASVTDQIFIKANRIRSIETKGVSLVDEGVRSEFIAIVNYGIVGLIQLELGYAESADITVDEAMVLYDKYANSALELMLAKNHDYDEAWRSMRITSYTDLILMKIYRTKQIESLSGQTLVSEGIDANYMDMINYSVFGLIKIEFGDKKSAK; this is encoded by the coding sequence ATGAAAGATACTAAGCAACAATTTGAACATGTTATAGCTCTCTGTCGTGATTTGTTTTTTAAGAAGCTTCATGATTACGGACCAGCATGGCGCATTTTACGTCCGGCTTCTGTGACAGATCAGATTTTTATAAAAGCAAATCGTATACGCTCAATTGAGACTAAAGGGGTTTCTTTGGTAGATGAAGGAGTTCGGTCTGAATTTATAGCTATTGTAAATTATGGAATTGTAGGATTAATTCAGCTTGAATTAGGATATGCAGAATCTGCTGATATTACTGTTGATGAAGCAATGGTTTTGTATGATAAATATGCTAATTCTGCTTTAGAATTGATGCTGGCTAAAAATCATGATTATGATGAGGCTTGGAGATCTATGAGGATAACCTCGTATACAGATCTTATTTTAATGAAGATTTACAGAACTAAACAAATAGAGAGCCTTTCCGGACAAACCTTGGTTTCAGAAGGAATAGATGCCAACTATATGGATATGATTAATTATTCAGTATTTGGCTTGATAAAAATAGAATTTGGAGACAAAAAATCAGCAAAATAG